Proteins found in one Aneurinibacillus uraniidurans genomic segment:
- a CDS encoding DNA internalization-related competence protein ComEC/Rec2 yields the protein MLFVYSLYALGGLICASVYANNVRSAFLVVAISLLASTVLFMRCTACRRYIIIGLCLFVAAFGYYRLIDSRNVSMLPVGSITCEGEIVSKVTHDGDRVRFALRVYKVYTQPSVVEETVQVTVRLKNIDEWKRARDVFQYGTRLAGPIELSVPPEPTNPGAFDYARFLYFQHVHRVGSIDGLRAISYHAPTFSVWGSLVASQEWLAERLKEMYGPDTEGLLSGFLLGSVTEIDPETYAKFSGLGLTHVIAISGQHITMLAAAIVFLCRLTGLSRERSFRLTMALLPLYVFLTGASPSAMRALIMGELVLLALLVRRRADGWNVLGAAFLGMTAVDPYVIHQVSFQLSFLVTFGLLLLVPPLQVRLQWMKPASLRGLVAVTAAATLTSFPLTMYYFHVFSFLSPLVNFLFVPFISVCIAPLAALSLIFGAIHPGFGFLAANTVDSILTPVLHFLYTIESQGLMRIVWKSPSIIWLTLYGLLVAFVSLLLYGKMTFNWKSWLLCITLALICVSLPYVDRRTEVRITFLDVGQGDAIVIQTPDRVVLIDTGGIPAVPFDGQTWRIRRKPFWPARDVILPYLYAQGIGKIDQLVMTHGDGDHIGGVPYVLTHVPVQQVISNGDLPRSPLEQEVTALMQAKHISHVAVSGGQVWEEREGVRWRVLNPTGMNGSGNNDRSVVLLLEVYGRRILFTGDLEREGELRLLANEIEKVDILKVGHHGSKGSTSEEWLTQTKPDLAIISAGRNNRYGHPHRDTMERLNQTGSRIVRTDECGAVTVIVNNKQLGYTTVKNGTTCR from the coding sequence ATGTTGTTTGTATATAGTTTGTACGCATTAGGTGGACTCATTTGCGCCTCAGTATATGCAAACAATGTCAGGTCCGCTTTTTTGGTAGTCGCGATAAGCCTTCTGGCGTCGACTGTTTTATTTATGCGATGTACAGCGTGTAGACGCTACATCATCATCGGTTTATGTTTGTTTGTGGCTGCGTTCGGTTACTATCGGTTGATTGACAGCCGTAATGTAAGTATGCTTCCAGTTGGGTCCATTACATGTGAAGGGGAAATCGTGAGTAAGGTTACGCACGACGGAGATCGCGTTCGGTTCGCATTGCGTGTATATAAGGTATATACACAGCCGAGTGTAGTAGAGGAAACGGTGCAGGTAACGGTACGTCTGAAGAATATAGACGAATGGAAGCGAGCCCGGGACGTGTTCCAGTACGGCACGCGGCTTGCGGGTCCGATTGAGCTTTCAGTGCCGCCCGAACCAACGAATCCTGGTGCCTTTGATTATGCGCGTTTTTTGTATTTCCAGCATGTTCATCGAGTGGGGAGCATAGATGGGCTGCGCGCGATTTCGTATCATGCTCCTACGTTTAGTGTATGGGGGAGTTTAGTAGCATCTCAGGAATGGCTGGCGGAACGGTTGAAGGAGATGTATGGGCCGGATACAGAGGGGCTATTGTCCGGATTTTTACTCGGCTCTGTTACGGAGATTGATCCAGAGACCTATGCGAAATTCTCTGGTCTTGGTCTAACCCATGTCATTGCCATCTCGGGTCAGCACATTACGATGCTTGCTGCCGCTATCGTCTTTCTGTGTCGACTTACTGGCCTGTCGCGAGAGCGTAGCTTTCGACTCACTATGGCACTGCTGCCGCTGTATGTGTTTTTGACCGGAGCTAGTCCGTCTGCTATGCGTGCTCTCATTATGGGAGAGCTTGTTTTGCTTGCCCTTCTCGTACGGCGACGAGCGGATGGTTGGAATGTGCTGGGTGCCGCCTTTCTTGGGATGACAGCGGTTGATCCGTATGTGATTCATCAAGTTAGTTTTCAACTTTCTTTTCTCGTTACATTTGGGCTGTTATTGCTCGTTCCTCCGCTACAGGTGCGCTTGCAGTGGATGAAGCCAGCTTCCTTGCGTGGCCTTGTGGCAGTAACAGCAGCGGCTACTCTTACATCGTTTCCCTTAACGATGTATTATTTTCATGTCTTCTCCTTTCTTTCTCCTCTCGTTAATTTTTTATTCGTTCCGTTTATAAGTGTATGTATTGCACCTCTTGCTGCTCTTTCGCTTATTTTTGGAGCTATTCATCCTGGTTTTGGTTTTTTAGCCGCAAACACTGTAGACAGCATATTAACTCCTGTTTTACACTTTTTGTATACAATCGAGTCCCAAGGCCTAATGCGCATCGTGTGGAAATCTCCCTCTATCATATGGTTGACTCTTTATGGGCTATTGGTTGCTTTCGTTTCTTTACTTTTGTATGGTAAAATGACCTTTAATTGGAAAAGTTGGTTGCTTTGTATCACACTTGCTCTCATTTGTGTGTCTCTTCCTTATGTAGATCGCCGTACTGAAGTGCGGATTACGTTTCTTGATGTCGGACAGGGAGATGCGATTGTGATACAGACACCAGACCGAGTTGTATTAATTGATACGGGCGGCATTCCGGCAGTGCCGTTTGATGGACAGACGTGGCGTATACGACGTAAGCCATTCTGGCCAGCGCGAGATGTCATTCTCCCTTACTTATACGCACAGGGAATTGGGAAAATTGATCAGTTGGTTATGACACATGGTGATGGTGACCACATCGGTGGTGTTCCATATGTTCTTACACATGTGCCCGTTCAACAGGTAATTAGCAACGGGGATTTGCCGCGGTCTCCCCTAGAGCAGGAAGTGACTGCTCTTATGCAAGCGAAGCATATTTCTCATGTGGCTGTGTCAGGTGGCCAAGTATGGGAGGAGCGAGAGGGGGTACGGTGGCGTGTGCTGAATCCGACCGGGATGAACGGATCTGGAAATAATGATCGTTCTGTTGTGCTGCTGCTTGAAGTGTACGGTCGCCGTATTTTGTTTACGGGCGATCTCGAGCGAGAAGGGGAACTGCGTTTGCTTGCAAATGAAATAGAAAAAGTTGATATTTTGAAAGTTGGCCATCATGGAAGCAAAGGCTCAACTTCAGAAGAATGGTTGACCCAGACAAAACCGGATCTGGCGATTATTTCAGCCGGACGAAACAATCGATACGGGCATCCGCATCGTGATACAATGGAAAGACTGAACCAAACCGGCAGCCGTATTGTGCGAACAGATGAATGCGGAGCTGTTACGGTCATCGTAAACAATAAGCAACTCGGCTATACAACCGTAAAAAACGGGACGACATGCCGATAA
- the holA gene encoding DNA polymerase III subunit delta, which translates to MDIRQAAREIKAGRTAPIYVLYGTEHYLMDEIIRMMEAAILDEASRDFNYSVHDMREVAVQTALQDAETFPFMGEKRLVRVRQALFLTGAKQTGSVEHDLEQVLAYATNPPDYSVLVFEVNQPKLDERKKIVKALKENGVFIECAELGERALVEWVSRQAQRYEVSMEPDAAELLLAMSGTKLRQLDREIEKMAAYVGTGCEITVETVEQLATRELEHDIFRLIDYIARLRIEEALRMYYDLQRLNVGSSETRGEGEPLKILTLLARQFRILLQIKTLAPRGYSQQQIASTLGIHPYVAKLAGEQAHSFSEKALKNIVHRLAEEDIRIKTGQIEKGLALELLIVGLKDIIQAS; encoded by the coding sequence ATGGATATCCGGCAGGCAGCCCGGGAGATTAAAGCAGGACGTACCGCCCCTATATACGTGTTGTACGGCACAGAGCACTACCTAATGGATGAGATCATTCGCATGATGGAAGCGGCGATACTGGATGAAGCGAGTCGCGATTTTAATTATAGTGTGCATGATATGCGGGAAGTAGCGGTACAGACCGCGTTGCAGGATGCCGAGACTTTTCCGTTTATGGGCGAGAAGCGGCTGGTACGGGTTCGGCAGGCGTTATTTTTAACAGGTGCGAAGCAGACCGGATCAGTGGAACATGACCTGGAGCAGGTGCTTGCTTATGCCACCAATCCGCCGGACTATTCTGTGCTCGTATTTGAAGTGAACCAGCCAAAGTTGGACGAGCGGAAAAAAATCGTTAAAGCGCTGAAAGAAAATGGGGTTTTCATTGAATGTGCGGAGCTTGGGGAACGGGCGCTTGTGGAATGGGTAAGTAGGCAAGCGCAGCGTTACGAGGTGAGCATGGAACCGGATGCCGCTGAGCTGCTGCTGGCGATGAGCGGTACCAAGCTTCGCCAGTTGGATCGGGAAATCGAAAAGATGGCGGCGTATGTCGGTACGGGTTGTGAGATCACTGTAGAGACAGTGGAGCAACTGGCAACAAGGGAGCTGGAACATGATATATTCCGTCTGATTGACTATATTGCCCGGCTGCGGATTGAAGAAGCGCTGCGGATGTATTATGATTTGCAGCGGCTAAATGTCGGAAGTAGCGAGACAAGAGGGGAAGGGGAGCCGTTGAAAATATTAACGCTTCTTGCTCGTCAGTTTCGGATTTTGCTGCAAATTAAAACACTTGCGCCGAGGGGGTATTCTCAGCAGCAGATTGCATCTACACTCGGGATTCATCCATATGTGGCCAAGCTAGCAGGTGAGCAGGCGCATTCTTTCAGCGAAAAAGCGCTGAAAAATATTGTGCATCGTCTGGCAGAAGAGGACATTCGGATTAAAACCGGCCAGATTGAAAAAGGACTGGCTCTTGAACTTCTCATTGTCGGATTGAAAGACATCATTCAGGCATCGTAA
- a CDS encoding zf-HC2 domain-containing protein → MSCDMIYEWMQRDLDDDLSHVEKQRLLAHVSSCQSCSELYERLHSLSAHLAKLPAVTPPVSIVQSIMPRLDEIDRMKAGRSEQAAAFETGVEKTGLRSERKIFWFRSLAGAAAAAAVLTITIWNMEDSPLQHTAFSPTPPQVEGRVAMQGADKPSSAKPSAANAAAAGEKSVTPSQGQQTAVPSEKPPAATQLVNKAKTNGVLEGKKNEAPDKVPPSSVAGTAPKVSNQVPDNQMASKQEKAAVAEKTEAPAANSQADNVPDQKQEKTASEPAAVSSPEQVAGKRGMMLGFVAPDDAKDKAENNARAAESEKVAVSRALTEEFFVSKNGNRLLVRDGNGQIKFATHDWGDMYGVSYRWIDSHRISYTLDYQGTSAEIGPRPQTQEWLIDLHKNIERPLFK, encoded by the coding sequence GTGAGTTGCGACATGATATATGAATGGATGCAGCGGGATCTAGATGATGATCTGAGCCATGTTGAGAAGCAGCGCCTGCTTGCGCATGTGTCGTCGTGTCAATCATGCTCGGAGCTATATGAGCGTCTTCACTCGCTCTCTGCCCATCTTGCCAAACTTCCCGCTGTGACGCCTCCGGTAAGTATCGTGCAGTCCATTATGCCGCGTCTTGATGAAATTGACCGTATGAAAGCAGGACGTTCAGAGCAAGCGGCAGCTTTTGAAACAGGAGTAGAGAAGACGGGATTGCGTTCAGAACGGAAGATATTCTGGTTCCGCTCTCTGGCCGGAGCAGCTGCGGCGGCCGCTGTATTGACGATTACGATCTGGAATATGGAGGATTCTCCGCTCCAGCATACGGCGTTTTCTCCGACTCCACCACAGGTTGAGGGGCGGGTTGCCATGCAGGGTGCTGACAAGCCATCTTCTGCCAAACCGTCTGCCGCAAATGCAGCGGCTGCGGGTGAGAAGTCGGTAACACCATCTCAAGGCCAGCAGACCGCTGTTCCGAGTGAGAAGCCGCCTGCTGCGACACAGTTAGTAAATAAGGCTAAAACAAATGGTGTTTTAGAAGGCAAAAAAAATGAAGCGCCTGATAAAGTGCCTCCTTCTTCTGTGGCAGGGACGGCACCAAAAGTATCAAACCAAGTGCCAGACAATCAGATGGCTAGCAAGCAGGAAAAAGCAGCTGTTGCTGAGAAAACTGAAGCACCTGCGGCTAATTCGCAAGCGGACAACGTGCCGGATCAGAAACAGGAGAAGACAGCGTCTGAACCGGCGGCAGTATCCAGCCCTGAGCAGGTTGCTGGTAAGCGCGGTATGATGCTTGGATTTGTGGCGCCGGATGATGCAAAGGATAAGGCAGAGAATAATGCGAGAGCGGCTGAATCGGAAAAGGTGGCTGTCAGCCGTGCTTTAACCGAAGAATTTTTCGTCAGCAAGAATGGGAATCGTTTGTTAGTGCGGGATGGAAATGGACAGATCAAGTTCGCTACACATGATTGGGGCGATATGTACGGAGTGTCCTACCGCTGGATTGATAGCCATCGGATTTCATATACACTGGATTATCAGGGAACGAGCGCGGAGATCGGCCCGCGTCCGCAAACACAAGAATGGTTGATTGACTTGCATAAAAATATTGAACGTCCACTTTTCAAATAA
- a CDS encoding RNA polymerase sigma factor, whose product MVDEQLIRSAQNGDRDSLVRLLEEIEHSVYRTAFYIVGNEQDAMDASQEALIRIYTKIDTYQEKAKFSTWVQRIVTNVCIDKFRKKKETISIDQHELMLYDKQNVEQEVERAGMAVEVREAIKRLPDHQRTIVTLRYMQDLSYGEIAEVMNMPLNTVKSYLYRARQQLQELLHEYQKGGV is encoded by the coding sequence GTGGTTGATGAACAATTGATACGCTCCGCCCAGAACGGGGATCGGGATTCTCTCGTGCGGCTGCTAGAAGAGATTGAGCATTCCGTATACCGGACCGCATTTTATATAGTTGGCAATGAGCAGGATGCGATGGATGCATCGCAGGAAGCTCTTATTCGAATTTATACAAAGATTGATACGTACCAGGAGAAGGCGAAGTTTTCGACCTGGGTTCAGCGTATTGTCACAAACGTATGCATTGATAAATTCCGCAAGAAGAAAGAGACGATTTCGATTGATCAGCACGAGCTTATGCTGTATGACAAGCAGAATGTAGAACAAGAGGTCGAACGTGCCGGGATGGCAGTTGAGGTGCGGGAAGCGATCAAGCGTCTGCCTGATCATCAGCGTACGATTGTAACGTTGCGTTACATGCAGGATCTATCATACGGCGAAATAGCAGAAGTGATGAATATGCCGCTTAATACAGTGAAATCGTACCTCTATCGCGCGCGACAGCAGCTTCAGGAATTACTACATGAATATCAGAAAGGTGGTGTATAG
- a CDS encoding homocysteine synthase, with protein sequence MSQERELKFETICLHGGQQVDPTTQSRAVPIYQTSSYVFKDTDHAANLFGLKEFGNIYTRIMNPTQDTFEQRIAQLEGGVAALAVSSGQSAITFAILNIAGAGDEIVASSNLYGGTYNLFVHTLGKLGIKVKLVDPSDTENFRAAITDKTKAVYTETIGNPRIDVADLEGIAAIAHENGVPLIVDNTFASPYLCRPIEFGADIVIHSATKFIGGHGTSIGGVIVDSGKFDWNNGKFPGLSEPDPSYNGVVYTEAVGNLAYIIKARVQLLRDIGAATTPINSWLFIQGLETLHLRMERHVENALKVAQFLKNHELVSWVNYPSLEGDKYYERAQKYLPKGAGAVFTFGIKGGVEEGKKFINSLKLFSHLANIGDAKSLVIHPASTTHLQLTEEQQISAGVSPDLIRLSIGIEAVDDIIADLEQALKVSQLATV encoded by the coding sequence ATGTCACAAGAACGCGAATTGAAATTTGAAACCATCTGCCTGCACGGCGGACAGCAGGTAGATCCAACTACACAATCACGTGCGGTTCCGATCTACCAGACGAGCTCATATGTATTCAAGGATACAGACCATGCAGCAAACCTGTTTGGACTTAAAGAGTTTGGCAATATTTACACACGCATTATGAATCCAACGCAAGATACATTTGAGCAGCGGATTGCACAGCTTGAAGGCGGTGTGGCTGCGCTTGCTGTATCATCTGGTCAATCTGCGATTACTTTCGCAATTCTCAACATTGCCGGTGCAGGTGATGAGATCGTTGCATCGAGCAACCTGTACGGTGGCACATACAATCTGTTTGTACACACATTAGGCAAACTTGGTATTAAAGTAAAACTGGTTGATCCGTCTGACACAGAAAACTTCCGTGCGGCGATCACAGATAAAACAAAAGCAGTCTATACGGAGACAATCGGTAATCCGCGTATTGACGTAGCGGACCTTGAAGGGATTGCCGCAATCGCACATGAGAATGGTGTTCCACTTATCGTGGATAACACATTCGCAAGTCCATACTTGTGCCGCCCGATTGAATTCGGTGCAGACATTGTCATTCATTCTGCTACGAAGTTCATTGGTGGACATGGGACATCAATCGGTGGCGTAATCGTTGATTCTGGTAAATTCGACTGGAACAATGGCAAGTTCCCAGGCCTGAGCGAGCCGGACCCAAGCTACAATGGAGTAGTATATACAGAAGCGGTAGGTAACCTGGCGTACATTATCAAGGCTCGTGTACAACTGCTGCGTGATATCGGGGCTGCTACGACACCGATTAACTCCTGGTTGTTCATTCAAGGTCTTGAAACGCTTCACCTGCGCATGGAGCGTCATGTGGAAAATGCGCTGAAGGTTGCGCAATTCCTGAAAAATCATGAGCTTGTATCATGGGTGAACTATCCAAGTCTTGAAGGTGACAAATATTATGAGCGTGCGCAAAAATATTTGCCAAAAGGAGCAGGGGCAGTCTTCACATTCGGCATTAAAGGCGGAGTTGAAGAAGGTAAGAAATTCATCAACAGCCTGAAGCTGTTCTCACACCTGGCGAATATTGGGGATGCGAAATCACTCGTCATTCACCCGGCAAGCACAACGCACTTGCAGCTTACAGAAGAGCAGCAAATCAGTGCGGGTGTATCTCCTGACCTCATCCGTCTGTCCATCGGGATTGAAGCCGTTGATGATATTATCGCAGACCTGGAACAAGCGCTTAAAGTGAGCCAGTTGGCAACTGTATAA
- a CDS encoding helix-hairpin-helix domain-containing protein — protein sequence MKEWLRTRKKRVASIICALFLGSSFYLYNTSKAEPELVPVTAAAPATKEAHDSRSGQKPAQETDASLPATPVTVDVKGAVIRPGVYTLSPDSRVHEAIKQAGGLAPNADSRSVNGAKKLVDGMLIYVPHQGETLPMPGGENSTTGTDSGKVTVNLNQATSEQLQTIPGIGPAKAAAILEYREKKGTFKKVEDITNVSGIGPKTLEKIRAHLTVE from the coding sequence ATGAAAGAATGGCTGCGTACACGAAAAAAACGAGTTGCTAGTATTATATGCGCTTTATTCCTCGGTAGTAGTTTTTATTTGTATAACACGAGCAAAGCGGAGCCAGAACTTGTTCCTGTGACAGCAGCAGCTCCTGCTACAAAAGAAGCACATGATTCGAGATCAGGCCAGAAGCCAGCGCAGGAGACCGATGCTTCTCTTCCTGCTACGCCGGTTACTGTGGATGTGAAGGGAGCGGTCATTCGACCGGGCGTATATACGCTGTCACCTGACTCCCGTGTACATGAAGCGATCAAGCAGGCGGGTGGTCTGGCACCGAATGCAGACAGCCGCAGTGTGAACGGAGCAAAGAAGCTGGTGGATGGGATGCTGATTTATGTGCCGCACCAGGGAGAGACGCTGCCGATGCCAGGCGGGGAGAATAGTACAACCGGTACAGATAGCGGGAAAGTGACTGTCAATCTGAATCAGGCGACATCTGAACAACTCCAGACCATTCCGGGCATTGGCCCAGCGAAAGCGGCGGCGATTCTGGAATACCGGGAGAAAAAAGGGACGTTTAAGAAAGTAGAAGACATTACGAACGTGTCTGGTATTGGACCGAAAACATTGGAGAAAATTCGTGCTCATCTCACCGTTGAATGA
- the gpr gene encoding GPR endopeptidase, with product MENKLDLSVYNIRTDLALEARELASEREPEAAMNGVQFHTEEENGITVSMMTIDTDEGAQRIGKAKGRYVTLEVPGLRSHDSELQDRVTTRFAREFGEFLKEIGITEKQSALIVGLGNWNVTPDAVGPIVVENVLVTRHLFQLMPEQVEDGYRPVSAISPGVLGTTGIETSEIVHGVIEKAKPDFIIAIDALASRALERVNTTIQISDAGISPGSGVGNKRKPLTKEALGIPVIAVGVPTVVDAVTIVHDTITYLLGHLGRQVKEAKNPRPSSRLAPGGFSFPGKVKRYTEDDMPTQEEKQAILGMIGSLEEQETRQLIHEVLVPLGHNLIVTPKEVDDYVEDIANVVASGLNAALHRAVNMDSTSAYTH from the coding sequence ATGGAGAATAAACTGGATTTAAGCGTCTATAACATTCGGACAGACCTTGCACTTGAAGCGCGAGAGCTTGCATCGGAACGTGAGCCGGAGGCGGCAATGAACGGTGTGCAGTTCCATACGGAAGAAGAGAATGGGATTACAGTTTCAATGATGACGATTGATACAGATGAAGGCGCACAGCGTATTGGTAAAGCAAAGGGGCGATATGTAACGCTTGAAGTACCGGGACTACGCTCACACGATTCAGAATTACAAGATCGGGTAACGACAAGATTTGCGCGTGAGTTTGGGGAGTTTCTAAAAGAGATTGGCATTACGGAAAAACAGAGTGCACTCATTGTCGGACTAGGGAACTGGAACGTAACGCCGGATGCAGTCGGGCCAATCGTTGTAGAGAACGTGCTTGTGACCCGGCATTTGTTTCAGCTTATGCCGGAGCAAGTTGAAGACGGGTATCGACCAGTTAGTGCGATTTCACCTGGTGTGCTTGGCACTACCGGAATTGAAACAAGTGAAATTGTACATGGCGTGATCGAGAAAGCGAAGCCTGATTTCATTATCGCGATTGATGCGCTTGCATCCCGAGCGCTTGAGCGGGTGAATACGACGATTCAAATCTCGGATGCGGGCATTAGCCCGGGCTCCGGAGTCGGCAACAAGCGGAAGCCGCTGACGAAAGAAGCGCTTGGCATCCCGGTTATCGCAGTCGGTGTCCCGACGGTTGTTGATGCAGTGACGATTGTACACGATACAATTACCTATTTGCTTGGACACTTGGGACGGCAGGTGAAAGAAGCGAAAAATCCGCGTCCATCCAGCAGGCTTGCGCCGGGAGGCTTCTCGTTTCCGGGCAAGGTAAAGCGCTATACAGAAGATGATATGCCGACACAGGAAGAGAAGCAGGCCATCCTTGGCATGATCGGCAGCCTTGAAGAACAAGAAACCCGTCAGCTCATCCATGAAGTACTTGTGCCGCTCGGACATAACCTCATCGTCACTCCAAAAGAAGTGGATGATTACGTCGAAGACATCGCCAACGTAGTCGCAAGCGGATTGAACGCCGCCCTGCATCGTGCTGTTAATATGGACAGTACATCTGCATACACCCATTAA
- the rpsT gene encoding 30S ribosomal protein S20, whose protein sequence is MPNIKSAIKRTKTIEKRRAHRAAQKSALRTAVKGVEVAVSAGNLEGAKVALQAASKQLDKAVTKGLIHKNAASRKKSRLAKKVNGLSA, encoded by the coding sequence ATGCCTAATATTAAATCTGCGATCAAACGTACAAAAACGATCGAAAAGCGTCGCGCTCATCGCGCAGCTCAAAAGTCTGCTCTTCGCACTGCAGTTAAAGGTGTAGAAGTTGCTGTTTCTGCAGGCAACCTCGAAGGCGCTAAAGTTGCTCTTCAAGCTGCCAGCAAACAACTGGACAAAGCAGTAACCAAAGGTCTGATCCATAAAAACGCGGCTTCCCGCAAGAAGTCCCGTCTGGCTAAGAAGGTTAACGGCCTGTCCGCTTAA
- a CDS encoding deoxycytidylate deaminase, whose amino-acid sequence MSERKTWDEYFMDLAYMASTRATCPRRHVGAVLTKQRKVLGTAYNGSPSGVPSCLEEGCLLHNYYETDEVGVIQEKQKCIRTIHAEQNLLLFTDQADRQGATIYVTDQPCWTCANMIANSGIAEVVFHRPYAKDHAKVAELFQRKEILFRQLDIYKAPAGVKMEFVD is encoded by the coding sequence ATGAGTGAACGAAAAACATGGGATGAATATTTTATGGATCTGGCTTATATGGCATCTACACGTGCAACGTGCCCGCGTCGGCATGTAGGGGCTGTGCTGACAAAACAGCGCAAAGTACTAGGCACTGCCTATAACGGGAGTCCGAGTGGTGTACCGTCCTGTCTGGAGGAAGGGTGCTTGCTACATAATTATTACGAGACAGATGAAGTAGGCGTTATTCAGGAGAAACAGAAGTGCATTCGAACGATTCACGCGGAGCAAAACTTGTTGTTGTTTACAGATCAGGCAGATCGACAGGGGGCGACGATTTACGTGACTGATCAACCGTGCTGGACGTGTGCGAACATGATTGCAAACAGCGGCATTGCGGAAGTCGTTTTTCATCGTCCGTATGCAAAAGATCATGCGAAAGTAGCAGAGTTATTCCAAAGGAAAGAGATTTTATTCCGACAGCTGGATATATATAAGGCTCCTGCTGGCGTTAAGATGGAGTTTGTGGATTAG
- a CDS encoding MazG-like family protein, which translates to MIEIVLPRLNQLVPSLESTFQKLVEEQGELSEAILRWIEEQGTPGAREALHHVAGELLDVAQTCISMTFVLEDIAPDVRLDTMIDEHLAKLIRKGYVQQMQEVDDVYITVTADGYRSLRLPRLVIPGVTLDSTVLNISVAIGRFAQWIGKFRGASGEECVRTEEQVLRGCGLNLLHIAQCCFTMLYILEETFVMDITSLLHAHVEKLKLRGYVK; encoded by the coding sequence ATGATTGAGATTGTACTGCCCCGGCTGAACCAGCTTGTTCCATCGCTGGAATCGACATTTCAAAAGCTGGTAGAAGAACAGGGAGAGCTGAGTGAAGCGATTCTGCGCTGGATAGAGGAGCAGGGAACACCAGGTGCACGTGAGGCGCTGCATCATGTAGCAGGGGAGTTGCTTGATGTGGCACAGACATGCATTTCCATGACATTCGTGCTCGAAGACATTGCGCCGGATGTACGGCTTGATACGATGATAGATGAGCATCTTGCCAAACTGATACGCAAAGGCTATGTGCAGCAGATGCAGGAGGTAGACGATGTATATATAACGGTAACAGCGGATGGATATCGGTCGCTGCGGCTGCCGCGTCTAGTCATTCCGGGTGTTACGCTCGATAGTACGGTGTTGAATATCTCGGTCGCGATTGGGCGGTTCGCGCAGTGGATTGGCAAATTCCGTGGGGCTAGTGGAGAAGAGTGTGTTCGGACGGAGGAACAGGTGCTGCGTGGCTGCGGTCTAAACTTACTGCATATTGCCCAGTGCTGTTTTACGATGTTATACATATTGGAAGAAACGTTTGTGATGGATATTACGAGTCTATTGCACGCGCATGTAGAGAAGCTGAAGCTGCGCGGATATGTGAAATAA